The Pogona vitticeps strain Pit_001003342236 chromosome 6, PviZW2.1, whole genome shotgun sequence genome contains a region encoding:
- the LOC144583849 gene encoding interferon-induced very large GTPase 1-like has translation MAIPMTSRASSSTSILPMPQSIDDLISQSVITEEEYEILDKTEENSKKIRKLLIQIQKKGEPACIQFLECLEIIHPGSSCILQRSVHGSSLEQLLSEEGAENPAAVEEAKIDISEGISTVTLGTNIYVSFEGKPPQERREALKTILTKLKLRKHEKKKLALQKILEISSGSLKECRSAALGDLPWNFLRKVLALNVSARNTTVEEENLEQRMKVKEEEKRIDERIFFNSETDVRVSVNPLDVLCAVLLCSDSFLQQEIFSKMSLCQFALPLLLPPLETPKCTLMLWAMRGIVKQWTPHSLAESKGFREENLVLTPMPVISFVRMGTSTFSKSAVLNEFLSPSQQHNDYFIHRDSESGNIPREIAEGLVEIAWYFPGQKSSDLFPEPLAVTNLRGDAESHWVQFSFLTQVSSAVFIFADCISEREYILLSSLKESSTQFYFIIEDHGCKSNNTLDFLNKLAPLLKLSNSHILVKTAMSNKVEFVEKLQSAVGRIISSPNSMSVKQMAAVARELTIHVDEDNEECQRALECALQITRDIKEVAGYKKETLILQGELWKNLAKMEKELCRMTKQGDTPSEEYRSELRSKLLMLRKEQNEYEPQAGLINFMNAIRHLNSAEKHYFLKWLKFNLDNIARENLSKLRSEYKELCKMFGDNRQKITETDQLISSSSLGVEHFMRELGQFYEAECSMVNEGKIAKNKRQFLYFPSIAADLMLEGFPLELIDGDASNIPLQWITDVLNILHKKSKNQSKLMVITVLGVQSTGKSTLLNTMFGLQFAVSSGRCTRGAFMMLLRVRENSAKEFGCDFILVIDTEGLKSLELAKLEDSNQHDNELATLVVGLSDITIVNMAMENATEMKDILQIVTHAFLRMERIGQKPNCQFVHQNVNDVSAYDQNMRDRKHLLEQLNEMTTAAAKMEKINREITFLDIIDYDPETHNWYIPGLWHGVPPMAPVNRGYNEKVFELKKSLFEFIKDRSHKRPPKDIPEFIEWVKSLWRAVKHENFIFSFRNSLIAEAYNQLSMKYSEWDWHFRREMHLWVSEQETVIQNVDLDEMDHSNWKNDLQAKLSSGEQRILQHLEEYFESGAANLHLVERYKEDFIRSASSLKRELENYSSTKCIEAIRIKKGRHKIDTLQTEYLKIFEGKVDKLLEDCRKNEYRLEDEELKKEFERMWAKTLSEISPTSLENRQIISDIELSLKKELAHRGSLVNLKVQEAKCLLNYRISTFQMKPEYLETSIIYRVRHFFAKSDCWHKAEELARSLMTRCSSYINEKVCCRGDYDETYCVELLHMINEKLQESDVQKLPITPCFEIDLKLHILGEATHSFQKMHEDFIKENDPHVRLENLRPQYFSVFRDLYLEKDALQNRAKDFCEHCLYPSIVDYINKRLGIEIVNDILTSSQSIGYASRSFFQFRVLKELLEERDVNKFVNYIMEYEIFVKGWITGQILDHYAENDLKDLEKEIVSHIVKKIRETLESVTHKSIETLSEFLDNFCQQMQKELVISKDNVMGIQFKNTFDPCQFTAWVGKLLPDLQTQILSDFAARKIKSKLSNLSVKPQREIFNRVFGCGKQCPFCKVPCEAGGSAHKEHFAAVHRPQGLGRYRNESSQELVHSICSTDVVSNSTFRNWDTDWEVRPYKDYRDYYPDWCIQPDPSINASDYWKFVLKEFNCDFARCYNAKPADLPEDWKNISEEQALEAIKETYNMN, from the coding sequence AGAGAAGAGAAGCTCTTAAGACCATTCTGACCAAGTTAAAGCTACGGAAACATGAAAAGAAGAAATTGGCCCTGCAAAAAATTCTGGAAATCAGTTCAGGAAGTTTAAAAGAATGCAGATCTGCTGCTTTGGGAGATTTACCCTGGAATTTTCTGAGGAAGGTTCTGGCTTTGAATGTATCAGCCAGGAACACAACTGTAGAGGAGGAGAACCTAGAGCAGAGGATGAAAgtcaaggaggaagaaaagagaattgATGAGAGAATTTTCTTCAATAGTGAGACAGATGTAAGAGTTTCTGTGAACCCCCTTGATGTCCTTTGTGCCGTTCTGCTTTGTTCGGACAGTTTCCTTCAGCAGGAGATCTTCTCCAAAATGTCTCTGTGCCAGTTTGCTCTGCCTTTGCTCCTGCCCCCTTTAGAGACTCCAAAGTGCACCCTGATGCTCTGGGCCATGCGGGGCATTGTGAAACAATGGACGCCCCATTCCCTGGCCGAAAGCAAAGGCTTTAGGGAGGAGAACCTGGTGCTGACACCCATGCCAGTAATCTCCTTTGTGCGGATGGGGACCTCAACCTTTTCCAAGTCCGCAGTCCTCAATGAGTTTCTAAGTCCCTCCCAGCAGCACAATGATTACTTCATTCACCGTGACAGTGAATCTGGAAACATTCCTCGAGAAATTGCCGAAGGGCTAGTAGAAATTGCTTGGTATTTCCCAGGACAAAAGAGCTCCGATCTCTTTCCAGAGCCACTTGCAGTCACAAATCTCCGTGGAGATGCTGAGTCACATTGGGTACAGTTTAGCTTTCTAACACAGGTCTCTTCGGCTGTGTTTATATTTGCTGACTGCATCAGTGAAAGAGAATATATCCTCTTGTCATCGCTGAAGGAATCGTCAACTCAGTTCTACTTTATCATAGAGGATCATGGTTGCAAATCCAATAATACTTTGGATTTCTTAAATAAATTGGCTCCGCTACTTAAGCTGAGCAATTCACATATACTAGTGAAAACTGCAATGTCAAATAAAGTAGAATTTGTAGAAAAGCTGCAATCTGCAGTTGGAAGAATCATCAGCTCTCCCAACAGTATGAGCGTGAAACAGATGGCCGCCGTGGCCCGTGAGCTGACCATTCACGTGGACGAGGATAACGAAGAATGTCAGCGTGCTCTTGAATGTGCTTTACAAATTACTAGAGACATAAAAGAAGTCGCAGGAtacaagaaagaaacactgaTACTCCAAGGCGAACTCTGGAAAAATCTggcaaaaatggagaaagaattaTGCAGAATGACAAAACAAGGGGACACGCCTTCAGAAGAATATAGATCTGAACTCAGAAGTAAATTGTTGATGCTGCGTAAGGAACAGAATGAATATGAACCGCAAGCTGGTTTGATTAATTTCATGAATGCTATAAGACACCTGAACTCTGCAGAGAAGCATTACTTCTTGAAATGGCTGAAATTCAACCTGGACAACATTGCAAGGGAGAATCTTTCAAAATTACGTTCTGAATACAAAGAGCTGTGTAAAATGTTTGGAGACAATAGGCAGAAGATTACAGAGACAGACCAATTAATATCGTCGTCTTCCTTGGGAGTTGAGCATTTCATGCGTGAGTTGGGCCAGTTTTATGAGGCAGAGTGTTCAATGGTTAATGAGGGCaaaatagcaaaaaacaaaaggcaatTTCTCTACTTCCCCAGTATTGCAGCTGATTTGATGCTGGAAGGGTTTCCTCTAGAGCTGATTGATGGAGACGCATCCAATATCCCACTCCAATGGATAACTGATGTTCTGAATATACTTCATAAGAAATCAAAGAATCAGTCCAAATTGATGGTGATCACTGTGTTGGGAGTGCAGAGTACCGGGAAATCCACCCTTCTGAACACTATGTTTGGCTTGCAGTTTGCTGTCAGCAGTGGCCGATGTACACGAGGAGCCTTCATGATGTTGCTTAGGGTCAGAGAAAATTCGGCAAAAGAGTTTGGCTGTGATTTCATCCTGGTGATAGACACTGAAGGTTTGAAATCTCTAGAACTAGCCAAATTGGAGGATAGCAATCAACATGACAATGAGTTGGCTACATTAGTGGTTGGGTTGAGTGACATCACCATAGTAAACATGGCCATGGAGAATGCCACTGAAATGAAGGACATCCTTCAAATTGTGACCCATGCTTTTCTCAGGATGGAGAGGATTGGGCAAAAACCCAACTGTCAATTTGTCCATCAGAATGTCAATGATGTTTCTGCATATGACCAGAACATGAGAGATAGGAAACACCTCTTGGAACAGCTCAACGAAATgaccacagcagcagcaaaaatggaaaaaatcaaCAGGGAGATAACATTTTTAGACATCATTGACTATGACCCAGAAACGCACAATTGGTATATCCCAGGTCTGTGGCATGGAGTCCCACCAATGGCTCCAGTTAATAGGGGCTACAATGAAAAAGTGTTTGAATTAAAGAAGTCCCTTTTTGAATTCATAAAGGATAGGTCACATAAAAGGCCTCCCAAGGATATCCCTGAGTTTATTGAATGGGTGAAAAGCTTGTGGAGAGCTGTGAAACATGAGAACTTCATCTTCAGCTTCCGCAATAGCCTCATAGCTGAAGCCTATAACCAATTGTCCATGAAATATTCTGAATGGGACTGGCATTTCCGCAGAGAGATGCACCTCTGGGTATCTGAGCAGGAAACTGTGATCCAGAATGTTGACCTTGATGAAATGGATCATTCCAACTGGAAAAATGACCTTCAAGCAAAGCTGTCATCTGGAGAACAGAGGATCCTTCAGCACTTGGAGGAATACTTTGAAAGTGGAGCAGCAAATCTACATTTGGTGGAAAGGTACAAAGAAGATTTTATTAGGAGTGCCAGCAGCCTCAAGCGTGAACTTGAAAATTATTCTTCAACCAAATGCATAGAAGCTATTCGTATTAAAAAGGGTCGCCACAAGATTGATACTCTTCAAACTGAATACCTGAAAATATTTGAAGGAAAGGTGGACAAACTTCTTGAAGACTGTCGGAAAAATGAATATAGATTGGAAGATGAGGAGTTGaaaaaagaatttgaaagaaTGTGGGCAAAAACATTATCAGAAATATCACCAACTTCATTAGAAAACCGGCAGATAATTTCAGATATAGAGTTATCTTTAAAAAAGGAGTTAGCTCATCGGGGAAGTTTAGTTAACCTAAAAGTACAAGAAGCAAAATGTTTGCTAAACTACAGGATAAGCACCTTTCAAATGAAACCTGAGTATTTAGAAACATCAATTATATACCGTGTTAGACATTTTTTTGCTAAAAGTGACTGTTGGCATAAAGCTGAGGAACTTGCTAGATCTTTGATGACCCGGTGCAGTTCATACATCAATGAAAAGGTCTGTTGCAGAGGAGATTATGATGAGACCTATTGTGTCGAACTTTTACATATGATCAATGAGAAGCTTCAAGAAAGTGATGTTCAAAAACTGCCTATAACACCTTGTTTTGAAATAGATCTAAAGCTTCACATTTTAGGAGAAGCAACTCACTCATTTCAGAAAATGCATGAAGATTTTATTAAGGAAAATGATCCACACGTACGGCTGGAAAACCTAAGACCTCAGTATTTCTCTGTTTTCAGAGACCTTTATTTAGAAAAAGATGCTCTGCAAAACAGAGCCAAGGATTTCTGTGAGCATTGTCTCTACCCTTCCATAGTGGATTATATTAACAAAAGGCTTGGAATAGAAATAGTGAATGACATTCTCACCAGTTCGCAAAGTATTGGATACGCTAGCCGAAGCTTCTTCCAGTTCCGTGTCCTGAAGGAGTTATTGGAGGAGAGGGATGTCAACAAGTTTGTAAATTATATCATGGAATATGAAATATTTGTTAAGGGGTGGATAACGGGGCAAATTCTGGATCATTATGCAGAAAATGATCTGAAGGACCTAGAAAAAGAGATTGTCTCTCATATAGTAAAGAAGATTAGGGAAACACTGGAAAGCGTGACGCATAAAAGCATTGAGACATTATCAGAATTTTTAGACAATTTTTGCCAACAAATGCAGAAGGAGCTGGTTATTTCTAAGGACAACGTAATGGGGATACAGTTTAAGAACACATTTGATCCTTGTCAATTCACCGCTTGGGTTGGGAAATTACTTCCTGATTTGCAAACGCAGATACTGTCCGATTTTGCAGCTCGCAAGATCAAATCCAAGCTCTCCAACCTGTCTGTGAAGCCTCAACGTGAGATCTTCAACCGAGTCTTTGGCTGTGGGAAGCAATGTCCTTTCTGCAAAGTCCCCTGTGAAGCGGGCGGGAGTGCTCACAAGGAACATTTTGCTGCCGTCCATCGGCCTCAAGGACTAGGAAGATACAGAAACGAGAGTTCTCAAGAGCTTGTTCATTCTATTTGCTCCACTGATGTAGTTTCCAACAGCACGTTCCGAAACTGGGATACAGACTGGGAGGTGCGTCCATACAAAGATTATCGTGACTACTATCCAGACTGGTGTATTCAGCCAGATCCCAGTATCAATGCTTCTGATTACTGGAAGTTTGTTTTGAAAGAATTCAATTGTGACTTTGCCAGATGTTACAATGCCAAACCAGCTGATCTACCTGAGGATTGGAAAAATATATCAGAGGAGCAAGCACTGGAGGCCATAAAGGAAACCTACAATATGaattaa